Proteins encoded in a region of the Anopheles ziemanni chromosome 2, idAnoZiCoDA_A2_x.2, whole genome shotgun sequence genome:
- the LOC131282887 gene encoding SH3 domain-containing protein Dlish isoform X2: MAFLCPVRIRRGKKKKRNDIDKDLSSSLGLNHGMGRITGSASIETLVRVGIEKEHGLSPDSKMVVLHDFTPCVDDELEVKRGQIVNILYRENDWVYVIGQDTRQEGFIPHSYCAPFNTQLADLAIKKKLPRDVSTMMGNGLGNDISIDVLDDGSGPGLLTNALKHSQASLSSEPDFLPFAKDPSGRYIVLYTFIARDENDVSVERGEFVTVLNREDPEWFWIVRSDGQEGFIPSGFVYPAENILQGQAGKQQGQQGGGGSQQHQQQPGIGSDDLRYHGTELVMLYDYKAQAPDDLSVRRGDWIYADLNNQTVDGWLWAYAPKTRKYGFIPKAYARPPAMTSL, from the exons ATGGCATTCCTCTGTCCCGTTCGTATTCGCCgtgggaaaaagaagaaacgtaA CGACATCGATAAGGATCTTTCGAGTAGTCTCGGATTGAATCATGGCATGGGTCGGATCACTGGGTCGGCTAGCATTGAGACGCTGGTACGGGTCGGTATCGAGAAGGAGCACGGGCTCAGCCCGGATAGCAAGATGGTGGTGCTACATGACTTCACACCCTGCGTCGACGACGAGCTGGAGGTAAAGCGGGGTCAGATCGTGAACATACTGTACCGCGAAAACGACTGGGTGTACGTGATCGGACAAGACACGCGACAGGAAGGTTTTATCCCTCACTCGTACTGTGCCCCGTTCAACACACAGCTGGCCGACCTGGCCATAAAGAAGAAGCTACCACGAGACGTTTCGACGATGATGGGCAATGGGCTGGGAAATG ACATCAGTATCGATGTGTTGGACGATGGGAGTGGTCCAGGTTTGCTCACGAACGCGCTGAAACACTCGCAGGCGAGTCTCAGCTCAGAGCCAGATTTCTTGCCCTTCGCCAAGGACCCAAGCGGCCGGTACATAGTGCTGTATACGTTCATAGCTCGCGACGAGAATGATGTCTCGGTCGAGCGGGGAGAGTTTGTGACTGTCCTGAACCGCGAAGATCCAGAATGGTTCTGGATCGTAAGGAGCGACGGTCAGGAGGGTTTCATTCCGTCCGGATTCGTGTATCCGGCGGAAAACATTCTCCAAGGACAAGCAGGCAAGCAACAGGGACAGCAGGGCGGAGGTGGCAGT cagcagcatcagcagcagcccgGCATCGGATCGGACGATCTACGCTACCATGGAACAGAATTGGTTATGCTCTATGACTATAAG GCGCAAGCACCCGATGACTTAAGTGTGCGAAGAGGGGACTGGATCTACGCAGACCTCAACAATCAAACCGTCGACGGGTGGCTGTGGGCGTATGCACCTAAAACCCGCAAGTACGGTTTCATTCCCAAAGCGTACGCCCGTCCGCCAGCCATGACCAGCCTGTAG
- the LOC131282887 gene encoding SH3 domain-containing protein Dlish isoform X1 has translation MAFLCPVRIRRGKKKKPIGSDIDKDLSSSLGLNHGMGRITGSASIETLVRVGIEKEHGLSPDSKMVVLHDFTPCVDDELEVKRGQIVNILYRENDWVYVIGQDTRQEGFIPHSYCAPFNTQLADLAIKKKLPRDVSTMMGNGLGNGAGGPGSTGVGGMVVGSGVVGGNGVVVGGTVSDLTDGMPDISIDVLDDGSGPGLLTNALKHSQASLSSEPDFLPFAKDPSGRYIVLYTFIARDENDVSVERGEFVTVLNREDPEWFWIVRSDGQEGFIPSGFVYPAENILQGQAGKQQGQQGGGGSVNNVMGSIANDVNNLQAMNGGCGGGNMTIASQHQQQVQHQQQQHQQQPGIGSDDLRYHGTELVMLYDYKAQAPDDLSVRRGDWIYADLNNQTVDGWLWAYAPKTRKYGFIPKAYARPPAMTSL, from the exons ATGGCATTCCTCTGTCCCGTTCGTATTCGCCgtgggaaaaagaagaaac CTATCGGAAGCGACATCGATAAGGATCTTTCGAGTAGTCTCGGATTGAATCATGGCATGGGTCGGATCACTGGGTCGGCTAGCATTGAGACGCTGGTACGGGTCGGTATCGAGAAGGAGCACGGGCTCAGCCCGGATAGCAAGATGGTGGTGCTACATGACTTCACACCCTGCGTCGACGACGAGCTGGAGGTAAAGCGGGGTCAGATCGTGAACATACTGTACCGCGAAAACGACTGGGTGTACGTGATCGGACAAGACACGCGACAGGAAGGTTTTATCCCTCACTCGTACTGTGCCCCGTTCAACACACAGCTGGCCGACCTGGCCATAAAGAAGAAGCTACCACGAGACGTTTCGACGATGATGGGCAATGGGCTGGGAAATGGTGCCGGCGGGCCTGGTTCAACGGGTGTTGGTGGGATGGTGGTCGGGAGCGGCGTAGTCGGTGGCAATGGAGTCGTGGTCGGTGGAACGGTCTCCGACCTAACGGACGGAATGCCAGACATCAGTATCGATGTGTTGGACGATGGGAGTGGTCCAGGTTTGCTCACGAACGCGCTGAAACACTCGCAGGCGAGTCTCAGCTCAGAGCCAGATTTCTTGCCCTTCGCCAAGGACCCAAGCGGCCGGTACATAGTGCTGTATACGTTCATAGCTCGCGACGAGAATGATGTCTCGGTCGAGCGGGGAGAGTTTGTGACTGTCCTGAACCGCGAAGATCCAGAATGGTTCTGGATCGTAAGGAGCGACGGTCAGGAGGGTTTCATTCCGTCCGGATTCGTGTATCCGGCGGAAAACATTCTCCAAGGACAAGCAGGCAAGCAACAGGGACAGCAGGGCGGAGGTGGCAGTGTAAATAATGTAATGGGATCGATCGCCAACGATGTGAACAACCTGCAGGCGATGAATGGTGGGTGTGGTGGTGGCAACATGACCATCGCGAgtcagcaccagcagcaggttcaacatcagcagcagcagcatcagcagcagcccgGCATCGGATCGGACGATCTACGCTACCATGGAACAGAATTGGTTATGCTCTATGACTATAAG GCGCAAGCACCCGATGACTTAAGTGTGCGAAGAGGGGACTGGATCTACGCAGACCTCAACAATCAAACCGTCGACGGGTGGCTGTGGGCGTATGCACCTAAAACCCGCAAGTACGGTTTCATTCCCAAAGCGTACGCCCGTCCGCCAGCCATGACCAGCCTGTAG